One Drosophila kikkawai strain 14028-0561.14 chromosome 3L, DkikHiC1v2, whole genome shotgun sequence genomic window carries:
- the hry gene encoding protein hairy, which yields MVTGVTNMTANVLGTAVVPAQLKETPLKSDRRSNKPIMEKRRRARINNCLNELKTLILDATKKDPARHSKLEKADILEKTVKHLQELQRQQAAMQQAADPKIVNKFKAGFTDCVNEVSRFPGIEPAQRRRLLQHLSNCINGVKTELHQQQRQQQQQSIHAQMLPSPPSSPEQDSQQQQPAGAAAPYLFGQIQQTASGYFLPNGMQVIPTKLPNGSIALVLPQSLPQQQQQQLLQHQQQQQQQQLAAAAAAAAAAAAAQQQQMPMLVSMPQRTASTGSASSHSSAGYESAPGSSSSCSYAPPSPANSSYEPMDIKPSVIQRVPVEQQPLSLVIKKQIKEEEQPWRPW from the exons TCGAACAAGCCCATCATGGAGAAGCGACGACGCGCCCGCATCAACAATTGCCTCAACGAACTGAAGACTCTGATCTTGGATGCCACCAAAAAAGAC CCGGCTCGCCACTCCAAATTGGAAAAGGCCGACATCCTGGAGAAGACTGTGAAGCATCTGCAGGAGCTGCAGCGCCAGCAGGCCGCCATGCAGCAGGCCGCCGATCCCAAGATCGTGAACAAATTCAAGGCGGGCTTCACCGACTGTGTCAATGAGGTGAGCCGCTTCCCCGGCATCGAACCCGCCCAGCGTCGCCGCCTCCTGCAGCACCTGAGCAACTGCATCAACGGCGTCAAGACCGAGCTCCACCAGCAGCAacgccagcagcaacagcagtcaaTCCACGCCCAGATGCTGCCGTCGCCGCCCAGCTCCCCGGAGCAGgactcgcagcagcagcagccagcggGAGCAGCAGCTCCCTATCTGTTCGGACAGATCCAGCAGACGGCCAGCGGTTACTTCCTGCCCAACGGCATGCAGGTGATCCCCACCAAGCTGCCCAATGGAAGCATCGCCCTTGTGCTGCCCCAGAGcctgccacagcagcagcagcagcagttgctccagcaccagcagcagcaacagcagcagcaactggcagccgcagcagcagcggccgccgcagcagccgccgcccagcagcagcagatgccgATGCTGGTATCCATGCCCCAGCGCACGGCCAGTACCGGATCCGCCAGCTCGCACTCCTCCGCCGGATACGAGTCGGCGCccggtagcagcagcagctgcagctacGCTCCGCCCAGCCCGGCCAACTCCAGCTACGAGCCGATGGACATCAAGCCGTCGGTGATCCAGCGCGTGCCCGTCGAGCAGCAGCCGCTGTCGCTGGTGATCAAGAAGCAGatcaaggaggaggagcagcccTGGCGGCCATGGTAG